The Streptomyces sp. NBC_00691 genome has a segment encoding these proteins:
- the msrB gene encoding peptide-methionine (R)-S-oxide reductase MsrB, which yields MAYDVEKPDEQWRAELSPAEYQVLRQAGTEPAFRGEYTDTTTKGVYSCRACGAELFTSNEKFESHCGWPSFFDPKDSSAVELISDTSHGMVRTEVRCSRCGSHLGHVFEGEGYPTPTDQRYCINSISLRLEPGES from the coding sequence ATGGCGTACGACGTCGAGAAGCCGGACGAGCAGTGGCGTGCGGAGCTGTCCCCGGCGGAGTACCAGGTGCTGCGCCAGGCGGGCACCGAGCCCGCGTTCCGCGGTGAGTACACGGACACGACCACCAAGGGCGTGTACTCCTGCCGGGCCTGTGGCGCGGAGCTGTTCACGTCGAACGAGAAGTTCGAGTCGCACTGCGGTTGGCCGTCCTTCTTCGACCCGAAGGACAGCTCCGCCGTCGAGCTGATCTCGGACACCTCCCACGGCATGGTCCGCACCGAGGTCCGCTGCTCCCGCTGCGGCTCGCATCTGGGCCATGTCTTCGAGGGCGAGGGCTACCCCACCCCGACGGACCAGCGGTACTGCATCAACTCGATCTCGCTGCGGCTGGAGCCCGGCGAGAGCTGA
- a CDS encoding indole-3-glycerol phosphate synthase, producing MFTSVLMIEKPLTSVDVEFVTTLHGDEGVSFIVLMQPRGDQADVLLRAIDDVAMGELKEAAREGDEPEGKEARRPAEQALEHSLRALRDAGCEAVGQVVEDHPLTKMKAVVEESEADEVIVMTAPHYVEEFFHRDWASRARHKVGVPVLKLFAHSEEAAE from the coding sequence GTGTTCACAAGCGTTCTGATGATCGAGAAGCCCCTGACGTCCGTCGACGTGGAATTCGTCACCACCCTGCACGGCGACGAGGGCGTGTCCTTCATCGTTCTGATGCAGCCGCGTGGTGACCAGGCCGATGTACTGCTGCGTGCCATCGACGACGTGGCCATGGGTGAACTGAAGGAAGCCGCCCGCGAGGGCGACGAACCGGAGGGCAAGGAGGCCAGGCGCCCCGCCGAGCAAGCACTGGAGCACTCGCTCCGGGCACTGAGAGACGCCGGCTGCGAAGCGGTCGGCCAGGTCGTCGAGGACCACCCGCTCACCAAGATGAAGGCGGTGGTCGAGGAGTCGGAGGCGGACGAGGTGATCGTGATGACCGCCCCGCACTACGTGGAGGAGTTCTTCCACCGCGACTGGGCCTCCCGCGCCCGCCACAAGGTGGGTGTCCCCGTTCTGAAGCTCTTCGCCCACAGCGAGGAAGCGGCCGAGTAG
- the murC gene encoding UDP-N-acetylmuramate--L-alanine ligase yields the protein MAPAIPAAMERPHFIGIGGAGMSGIAKILAQRGAKVAGSDAKESATAQSLRALGATVHIGHAAEHLADDASAVVVSSAIRADNPELARAAELGIPVVHRSDALASLMDGLRAIAVAGTHGKTTTTSMLAVALTELGLDPSYAIGGDLAGPGTNALHGDGQVFVAEADESDRSFQKYDPEVAIVLNVELDHHANYASMDEIYESFEAFTAKIRPGGTLVVGEHAGARELARRVADRDGLHIVTVGETEGSDAHILKIVPNGMKSEVTVALDGAEHTFTVSVPGRHYAHNAAAALAAGARVGIDPAELAQALTAYTGVGRRLQLKGEANGVQVIDSYAHHPTEMTADLEAMRGAAGASRLLVVFQPHLFSRTQELGKEMGDALALADASVVLDIYPAREDPIPGITSELIITAARQAGADVTPVHDKATVPQVVAGMAGPGDLVLTMGAGDVTDLGPLILDHLSK from the coding sequence ATGGCACCCGCCATCCCTGCCGCCATGGAACGGCCGCACTTCATCGGCATCGGCGGTGCCGGAATGTCGGGCATCGCGAAGATCCTCGCCCAGCGCGGCGCCAAGGTCGCCGGCAGCGACGCCAAGGAGTCCGCGACCGCGCAGTCGCTGCGTGCCCTCGGCGCCACCGTGCACATCGGGCACGCCGCCGAGCACCTCGCCGACGACGCCTCCGCCGTCGTCGTCTCCAGCGCCATCCGCGCCGACAACCCCGAGCTGGCCCGCGCCGCCGAACTCGGCATCCCCGTCGTCCACCGCTCCGACGCGCTCGCCTCCCTCATGGACGGCCTGCGCGCGATCGCCGTCGCCGGTACGCACGGCAAGACGACGACCACCTCGATGCTGGCCGTCGCGCTCACCGAACTCGGCCTCGACCCCTCGTACGCCATCGGCGGCGACCTCGCGGGTCCCGGCACCAACGCGCTGCACGGCGACGGCCAGGTCTTCGTCGCGGAGGCCGACGAGAGCGACCGCAGCTTCCAGAAGTACGACCCCGAGGTCGCGATCGTCCTCAACGTCGAGCTGGACCACCACGCGAACTACGCCTCCATGGACGAGATCTACGAGTCCTTCGAGGCCTTCACCGCCAAGATCCGCCCCGGCGGCACCCTGGTCGTCGGCGAGCACGCGGGCGCCCGCGAGCTGGCCCGCCGGGTCGCGGACCGCGACGGGCTGCACATCGTCACCGTGGGTGAGACCGAGGGCTCCGACGCCCACATCCTGAAGATCGTCCCGAACGGGATGAAGAGCGAGGTGACGGTTGCCCTCGACGGCGCCGAGCACACCTTCACCGTCTCCGTGCCCGGCCGTCACTACGCGCACAACGCCGCCGCGGCCCTCGCCGCCGGCGCCCGCGTCGGCATCGACCCGGCCGAGCTCGCCCAGGCCCTCACCGCCTACACCGGTGTCGGCCGCCGCCTCCAGCTCAAGGGCGAGGCGAACGGCGTCCAGGTCATCGACTCGTACGCGCACCACCCCACCGAGATGACCGCCGACCTGGAGGCCATGCGCGGCGCCGCCGGGGCCTCCCGCCTCCTGGTCGTCTTCCAGCCGCACCTCTTCTCCCGCACCCAGGAGCTGGGCAAGGAGATGGGCGACGCGCTGGCCCTCGCCGACGCGTCCGTCGTCCTCGACATCTACCCGGCCCGTGAGGACCCGATCCCGGGCATCACCAGCGAGCTGATCATCACCGCCGCACGGCAGGCGGGCGCCGACGTGACGCCCGTCCACGACAAGGCGACGGTGCCGCAGGTCGTGGCGGGAATGGCCGGACCCGGCGATCTCGTTCTCACCATGGGGGCGGGCGACGTCACGGACCTCGGCCCGCTGATCCTGGACCACCTGTCGAAGTAG
- the zapE gene encoding cell division protein ZapE: MSTRALTEAASTSAAPLSLCSREPHVPADRLVAEMVPPPRFDSVRFDTYLPDPNQPSQTDAVKALSAFAEGLGGAHASGAGKRRWFARKPAAPTGPRGVYLDGGYGVGKTHLLASLWHATPAEPALKAFGTFVELTNLVGALGFQQTVKTLGGHRLLCIDEFELDDPGDTVLVSSLLGKLVESGVALAATSNTLPGKLGEGRFAAVDFLREIQGLSAHFRPLRIDGEDYRHRGLPEAPSPYSDQVVTETAYATPGASLDDFPHLLEHLARVHPSRYGALTDDLAAVCLTDVQPVPDQSTALRLVVLADRLYDREIPVLASGLPFDRLFSDEMLNGGYRKKYFRAISRLTALARDAKGLVAQ; encoded by the coding sequence GTGTCGACCCGTGCCCTCACCGAAGCCGCATCCACCTCAGCGGCCCCGCTCTCGCTCTGCTCCCGAGAGCCCCACGTCCCCGCCGACCGACTCGTCGCGGAGATGGTGCCGCCACCGCGCTTCGACTCCGTCCGGTTCGACACGTACCTCCCGGACCCGAACCAGCCCAGCCAGACGGACGCCGTCAAGGCGCTGAGCGCCTTCGCCGAGGGCCTGGGCGGAGCGCACGCCTCAGGCGCCGGGAAGCGCCGCTGGTTCGCCCGGAAGCCGGCCGCCCCCACCGGGCCGCGCGGGGTCTACCTGGACGGCGGGTACGGCGTCGGCAAGACCCATCTGCTCGCCTCGCTCTGGCACGCGACCCCGGCGGAGCCCGCGCTGAAGGCGTTCGGCACCTTCGTCGAGCTGACCAACCTGGTCGGCGCGCTGGGCTTCCAGCAGACCGTGAAGACCCTCGGCGGGCACCGTCTCCTCTGCATCGACGAGTTCGAGCTCGACGACCCGGGCGACACCGTCCTCGTCTCCAGCCTGCTCGGCAAGCTGGTCGAATCCGGCGTGGCACTCGCCGCCACCTCCAACACGCTCCCCGGCAAGCTCGGCGAGGGCCGCTTCGCCGCCGTCGACTTCCTGCGCGAGATCCAGGGCCTCTCGGCCCATTTCCGGCCGCTGCGGATCGACGGCGAGGACTACCGCCACCGCGGGCTGCCCGAGGCGCCGTCCCCGTACTCCGACCAGGTCGTCACGGAGACCGCGTACGCGACGCCGGGCGCCTCCCTCGACGACTTCCCGCACCTGCTCGAACACCTGGCCAGGGTTCACCCGAGCCGGTACGGCGCGCTCACCGACGACCTCGCCGCCGTCTGCCTCACCGACGTCCAGCCCGTCCCGGACCAGTCGACGGCCCTCCGGCTCGTCGTGCTGGCCGACCGGCTGTACGACCGCGAGATACCCGTGCTCGCCTCCGGACTGCCCTTCGACCGGCTGTTCAGCGACGAGATGCTGAACGGCGGCTACCGCAAGAAGTACTTCCGGGCGATCTCCCGGCTCACCGCGCTCGCCCGCGACGCCAAGGGGCTTGTGGCGCAGTAG
- a CDS encoding alkaline phosphatase PhoX, with product MSATRRQILSRTGGTAAGIAFTGALSELFAGSASAATGGHTGRAGYGPLIPDPEGLLDLPAGFRYQVLSRQGDPLRSGEGPVPSNPDGMGAFAGRRGRVHLVRNHENRVTGKIGVPTVPGLTYDPAGKGGCTALELDGRNNVLGERVAIAGTAVNCAGGPTPWRTWLTCEETEDRAGTNGYTKDHGFIFEVDGADPRRTGAVPLTAMGRFQHEAIAIDPTSGIVYETEDAFDRPFGLFYRFLPHRPLGGTGSLRAGGALEAMRVPGVADLSVIQEAGTRFEGIEWVPVPDPQAAETPIRFQDFGPRGITHAQKLEGCYWGGRAVYFVSSFARVKDGSGATHFGQVWKYEPHRRRLTLVVVFGPDTDIQLPGESPDNICLAPSGGLMVCEDGDGAQHVFGVSERGEVYALARGAQNIGTPEAPEWGEFAGVTFSPDRGTMYVNCYTPGTTFAVTGPWC from the coding sequence ATGTCCGCGACACGACGTCAGATCCTGTCCCGCACCGGCGGCACCGCCGCCGGGATCGCCTTCACCGGCGCCCTCTCCGAACTCTTCGCCGGCAGCGCGAGCGCCGCCACCGGAGGTCACACAGGACGGGCCGGCTACGGCCCGCTGATCCCCGACCCCGAGGGCCTGCTCGACCTCCCGGCCGGTTTCCGCTACCAGGTCCTCTCCCGGCAGGGCGATCCGCTCCGCTCCGGCGAGGGCCCCGTCCCCAGCAACCCCGACGGCATGGGTGCCTTCGCCGGCCGCCGCGGCCGCGTGCACCTGGTCCGTAACCACGAGAACCGGGTCACCGGCAAGATCGGCGTCCCGACCGTCCCCGGTCTGACGTACGACCCGGCAGGCAAGGGCGGCTGTACGGCCCTGGAGCTCGACGGCCGGAACAACGTCCTCGGGGAGCGGGTCGCCATCGCCGGTACCGCCGTCAACTGCGCGGGCGGGCCCACCCCCTGGCGTACCTGGCTGACCTGCGAGGAGACCGAGGACAGGGCCGGCACGAACGGCTACACCAAGGACCACGGCTTCATCTTCGAGGTCGACGGGGCCGACCCGCGCCGCACCGGCGCCGTCCCGCTCACCGCCATGGGCCGCTTCCAGCACGAGGCGATCGCGATCGACCCGACCAGCGGGATCGTCTACGAGACGGAGGACGCCTTCGATCGCCCCTTCGGCCTCTTCTACCGCTTCCTCCCCCACCGGCCGCTCGGCGGCACGGGTTCGCTGCGCGCGGGGGGCGCTCTGGAGGCCATGCGGGTACCGGGCGTCGCCGACCTCTCCGTGATCCAGGAGGCGGGCACCCGCTTCGAGGGGATCGAGTGGGTCCCCGTTCCCGACCCGCAGGCGGCGGAGACCCCCATCCGGTTCCAGGACTTCGGCCCCCGGGGCATCACGCACGCCCAGAAGCTGGAGGGCTGCTACTGGGGCGGCCGGGCCGTCTACTTCGTCTCCTCCTTCGCCCGGGTGAAGGACGGTTCCGGGGCGACGCACTTCGGCCAGGTCTGGAAGTACGAGCCGCACCGGCGCCGGCTCACCCTCGTCGTCGTCTTCGGCCCGGACACCGACATCCAGCTCCCCGGCGAGTCGCCGGACAACATCTGTCTGGCGCCGAGCGGGGGCCTGATGGTCTGCGAGGACGGCGACGGGGCGCAGCACGTCTTCGGGGTGAGCGAGCGGGGCGAGGTGTACGCCCTCGCCCGGGGCGCGCAGAACATCGGTACGCCCGAGGCGCCGGAGTGGGGCGAGTTCGCGGGCGTCACCTTCTCGCCGGACCGGGGAACCATGTACGTCAACTGCTACACCCCGGGGA
- a CDS encoding OsmC family protein — MATVRHAHTVWEGDLLKGSGVVSLDSSGIGSYDVSWPSRAEQANGKTSPEELIAAAHSSCYSMAFSHALAGAGHAPTRLETKADVTFQPGEGITGIHLTVRGEVSGVDADKFQELAEDAKKNCPVSQALTGTKITLTAELVGS, encoded by the coding sequence ATGGCCACCGTGCGTCACGCCCACACCGTCTGGGAGGGCGACCTCCTCAAGGGCTCCGGCGTCGTCTCGCTCGACTCCTCCGGTATCGGCTCGTACGACGTCTCCTGGCCGTCCCGCGCCGAGCAGGCCAACGGGAAGACCAGCCCCGAGGAGCTCATCGCGGCCGCGCACTCCTCCTGCTACTCCATGGCCTTCTCGCACGCCCTGGCCGGCGCCGGCCACGCGCCGACCCGCCTGGAGACCAAGGCCGACGTCACCTTCCAGCCGGGCGAGGGCATCACCGGCATCCACCTCACCGTGCGCGGCGAGGTCTCGGGCGTGGACGCGGACAAGTTCCAGGAGCTCGCCGAGGACGCGAAGAAGAACTGCCCGGTCAGCCAGGCGCTCACGGGCACGAAGATCACCCTCACGGCCGAGCTCGTCGGTTCCTGA
- a CDS encoding pyrimidine reductase family protein, which translates to MRRLFPVTDMTAHDTAAGAGQEWSLDALADAYAYPELPAGEGAWLRANMVSSLDGAGQHDGRSQPLSSETDMRIFGTLRGLADVVVVGAETVRLEGYRPARAREAFAARRAAAGQGPAPVIAVVSASLSLDFSLPLFTEPLVPTLVLTGAAAPAERVRAAREAGAEVLVAGEGAGVEPARAKSVLAERGLRRQLTEGGPRLLGQFVAAEALDELCLTVSPTMTAGDAQRIAGGPPVAVPTRFAVASLLEQDGFLFTRYRRI; encoded by the coding sequence ATGCGACGCCTGTTCCCTGTGACGGACATGACAGCCCACGACACCGCGGCGGGAGCCGGCCAGGAGTGGTCGCTCGACGCGCTCGCCGACGCCTACGCGTACCCGGAGCTTCCCGCGGGGGAGGGGGCCTGGCTGCGGGCCAACATGGTCTCCTCGCTCGACGGGGCGGGGCAGCACGACGGGCGCTCCCAGCCGCTCTCCTCCGAGACCGACATGCGGATCTTCGGCACTCTGCGGGGTCTCGCCGATGTGGTGGTCGTCGGTGCGGAAACGGTACGCCTGGAGGGATACCGCCCCGCACGCGCGCGTGAGGCCTTCGCGGCCCGCCGCGCCGCCGCCGGACAGGGGCCGGCCCCGGTGATCGCGGTGGTCAGCGCCTCGCTGAGCCTGGACTTCTCACTCCCGCTCTTCACCGAGCCGCTGGTGCCGACGCTGGTCCTCACGGGCGCCGCCGCGCCCGCCGAGCGGGTCCGCGCCGCGCGGGAGGCGGGTGCCGAGGTGCTGGTGGCCGGCGAGGGGGCCGGGGTGGAGCCGGCCCGGGCGAAGTCGGTGCTCGCGGAGCGCGGGCTCCGTCGGCAGCTGACCGAGGGCGGGCCCCGGCTGCTCGGCCAGTTCGTGGCCGCGGAGGCGCTCGACGAGCTGTGTCTGACGGTCTCGCCCACGATGACGGCGGGTGACGCCCAGCGGATCGCCGGGGGTCCTCCGGTGGCCGTCCCGACACGCTTCGCCGTGGCTTCGCTGCTGGAGCAGGACGGCTTCCTCTTCACCCGCTACCGTCGGATCTGA